The following are encoded together in the Plasmodium reichenowi strain SY57 chromosome 3, whole genome shotgun sequence genome:
- a CDS encoding hypothetical protein (conserved Plasmodium protein, unknown function): MTFERLKNFYDIFQKDIEELKFPEELVKVNNPKLKDENIIYYKKWDYREKNVTYPTSYRKNEKTDMKENISINEKKRFIFLLSSVGKELLLDNLLTTSRDKKKENDHIFGNNFLVISKESNNNYLTLVNTNNNYIYALIVRNPNIFIDHIYCPTKGNEKNEKNEKYEKNEKNVENEKCEQNVQNVENEKWEQNVQNVENEKWEQNVQNVQNEKWEKYEKNVKYSFVYSLYKHYNEEVKKKKKYKNTLDYYINVNFVKEKFKLLKINTINISDLIWNLQFSKELLKNKITNLNHGNFLCYIICPNVLNKEYKLYLYNIIKNEKKKKKSLTDTIFYIVEENDKYLHDVPRKEKKIYGKYKEEEVEKKNKRYNNSDDKKGSDYEHVNLYNKEDKTLTTLQYKNKKIPTSHDKLNKHNITFYKHISSILNLLHEENELYLHMYNLETYTRIFIYNCEEMNKIHFFHFLKKKYKNFYIHIVNLNTLFGIYFNETERNILKVFNKCKYILKKNIYKNVFLIIDGIDIVANNVQNQLINDNDHDKHNYFKKKYINILNDEKERNNVPLSPSSSPNQNNDHSRILTTLLLCLDSIDTIKKENKKNTKIKIKIKTNINERHKPKYNPQQNKEHISNLSLESDHYSSSDFFEKGSHDTYLFKNSTKERNKTKKTSNCLITYDFKNLQQIYKEKCIELKKKKTTNNISVIMLSDVHMNLYNISLTRAGRFFHFINYLSEV; this comes from the coding sequence atgACTTTTGAGCGGTTGAAGAActtttatgatatatttcaaaaagATATTGAAGAATTAAAATTCCCCGAAGAATTAGTAAAAGTAAATAATCCTAAGCTAAAGGATgagaatattatatattataaaaaatgggACTATCGTGAGAAGAATGTCACTTACCCAACTAGTTATCGTAAGAATGAAAAAACAGATATGAAAGAAAACATTTCTATTAATGAGAAGAAGcgttttatatttttattaagtTCAGTGGGAAAAGAATTGCTCTTAGATAATTTATTAACAACATCCAGAGacaagaaaaaagaaaacgATCATATTTTTggaaataattttttagtTATAAGCAAGgaaagtaataataattatttaactcttgttaatacaaataataattatatttatgctCTGATTGTAAGGAATCCAAATATTTTCATTGATCATATTTATTGTCCAACAAAAggaaatgaaaaaaatgaaaaaaatgaaaaatatgaaaaaaatgaaaaaaatgtagaaaatgaaaaatgtgaacaaaatgtacaaaatgtagaaaatgaaaaatgggaacaaaatgtacaaaatgtagaaaatgaaaaatgggaacaaaatgtacaaaatgtacaaaatgaaaaatgggaaaaatatgaaaaaaatgttaaatATTCCTTTgtttattctttatataaacattataatgaagaagtaaaaaaaaaaaaaaagtataagAACACTTTGGactattatataaatgtaaattttgtaaaagaaaaatttaaacttttaaaaataaacacTATCAATATAAGTGATCTTATATGGAATTTACAATTCTCTAAGGaacttttaaaaaacaaaataacaAACTTGAACCATGGGAATTTTCTATGTTACATTATATGTCCTAATGTATTGAATAAggaatataaattatatttatataatataataaaaaatgaaaaaaaaaaaaaaaaaagtcTAACAGAtactattttttatatagtagaagaaaatgataaatatttgCATGATGTGCCcagaaaagaaaaaaaaatttatggTAAATATAAGGAGGAGGAGGtggagaaaaaaaataaaagatataacaatagtgatgataaaaaaggaaGTGATTATGAACAtgttaatttatataataaagaagacAAAACCTTAACCACCttacaatataaaaataaaaagattCCCACATCACATGATAAACttaataaacataatataacattttataaacaCATATCATCcatattaaatttattacatgaagaaaatgaattgtatttacatatgtataatttaGAAACATATACAcgtatatttatatataattgtgaagaaatgaataagattcatttttttcatttcttaaaaaaaaaatataaaaatttctATATACATATAGTAAACTTGAATACATTATTtggtatatattttaatgaaaCTGAAAggaatattttaaaagtatttaataaatgtaaatatattttaaaaaaaaatatttacaaaaatgtatttttaataatagaTGGAATAGATATTGTAGCAAACAATGTTCAGAATCAATTAATAAATGACAATGATCATGAtaaacataattattttaaaaaaaaatatattaacatattaaatgatGAGAAGGAAAGAAATAATGTGCCCTTATCTCCTTCTTCATCTCCTAACCAAAATAATGATCATAGTCGTATATTAACAACATTGTTATTATGCTTAGATAGTATAGATACTataaagaaagaaaataaaaaaaacacaaaaataaaaataaaaataaaaactaatataaatgaaagACATAAACCAAAATATAATCCTCAACAAAATAAGGAACACATATCGAATTTGTCTTTAGAGTCTGATCATTATAGTAGTTCAGATTTTTTTGAAAAGGGTTCTCATGACACATATCTCTTTAAAAACTCTACAAAAGAAAgaaacaaaacaaaaaaaacatCAAATTGTTTAATAACTTATGATTTTAAGAATTTacaacaaatatataaagaaaaatgtatcgaattaaaaaaaaaaaaaacaacaaataatataagtGTTATTATGTTAAGTGATGTGCACATGAatctttataatatatcctTAACAAGGGCAGGAAGATTCTTCCATTTTATCAATTATTTATCGGAAGTATAA